GAGCAACTTAAACTTCTCAAGCAGGGAACTGTAGAGATAATAGAAGAAGAGGAGCTTTTGGAAAAGCTAAAAGAGGGTAGACCGCTTCGTATAAAGGCTGGCTTTGACCCTACCGCTCCAGACCTTCATCTTGGACATACGGTTCTTCTTCAAAAACTGCGTCAGTTTCAACTCTTGGGGCATGAGGTTTATTTTGTGATAGGTGATTTTACCGCCATGATAGGAGACCCTACAGGAAGGAGTGAGACAAGACCGCCTCTTAGTAGGGAGCAGGTCTTAGAAAACGCCAAAACCTACGAACATCAAGTCTTTAAGGTGCTCCTGCCGGAGAAAACCAACATAGTCTTTAACAGCACTTGGCTTTCTTCTCTTGGAACAGAGGGTATTATAAAGCTGGCAGGTCAATACACAGTGGCGAGGATGTTAGAAAGAGATGACTTTTCAAAAAGGTTTAAAGAGGGTAATCCCATATATATCCACGAGTTTCTCTATCCATTGCTTCAAGGTTATGACTCTGTTTTCTTAAAAGCGGATGTGGAGCTGGGTGGCACAGACCAGAAGTTTAACTTGCTTGTAGGAAGAGACCTTCAGAGAGCCTTCGGTCAAAAGCCTCAAGTGTGTATAACCATGCCACTTTTGGTGGGTCTTGACGGTGTAAAGAAGATGTCCAAGTCCTATGGCAATTACATAGGCATTACGGAAGAGCCAAACCAAATGTTTGGAAAGATTATGTCCATCTCCGATGAGCTTATGTGGGATTACTACCTTCTGCTTACAGACTATAGGCAGGAAGAGATAGAGGAGTTTAAAAAGAACTTACATCCTATGGAAGCCAAAAAGAGGCTTGCTCATTACATAGTTTCCCGTTATCACTCAAAGGAAAGTGCGGACAAAGCCCTTGAGTTCTTTGAAAAAACCTTTTCTCAAAGAGAGTTTCCAGAGGACGCACAGGTCATAAGAGTTCCTGCAGGCTATCGCCAAAAGGCTTATGAATTTCTCTTTGAGTTGGGTATAGAAGCGTCAAAAAACTCCGCACGCAGGCTCATAGAAGGTGGAGGTCTTAAGATAAACGGTCAAAAGATACAAGACCCAAATCAGGAAATTCAAGTATCCGAGGAGCTAAAACTTCAAGTTGGTAAAAAGAGGTTTTATAGGATTATTCCCCAGTAGAGCTCTTAACCACCTTTATCCTGCTCCAATCTATGGGACTAAGCCCAGAAGATTTTGCGTAGCTTTTAACGGTTTTGTAGTTTATGTGTTTCTCTATTTCAGCCTTTAGAGTCAGACTTCTTTCTTTTTCTCTCTTTAGCTCAGAGACCTTTTTGGCATAATTTCTTGCCACATTTAGGCTGTAGGAGGAGTATAACAAATTCAACAAAAGAAGCAAAAAAGCCCAGATTAGGTATTTCATGGCTTTTCTCCTGCCCTCAACTTTGCACTTCTACTTGCAGGGTTTTTCTTTACTTCTTCCATAGTAGGCGTTATCGGTTTTTTTGTCAAGGGTTTAAGATATGTTTTTATAAAGTTCTTTACTATCCTGTCTTCAAGAGAATGAAAGGATATGACCACTACTCTACCTCCAGACCTAAGAAAGTCAAGGGTCTTCCGCAGGGCTATCTCAAGGCTCTTTAGCTCTTCGTTTACCTCTATCCTTATAGCCTGAAAGACCCTTGTGGCAGGATGTATCCTTCCACCCTTGTAAGGTAAAACGGAAGTTATTATCTCCACAAGCTCAAGGGTAGTTTCTATGGGTTTTTTGGCTCTTGCCAAAACTATCGCCCTTGCTATCCTTTTTGCATAAGGCTCTTCTCCGTATTCTTTGAATATTCTTTCCAAATCCCTCTCCGAATAGTTATTGACCACTTGGTAGGCACTCAACCTGTCCTCTGGGTTCATCCTCATATCCAATGGCTCGTCCCTTTGAAAGGAAAAGCCTCTTGGACTCTTTAACTGTAGCATAGAGACACCAAGGTCAAAGAGAAAACCGTCCACCTGCAAAAGTCCTTCCATTTTGAGGACTTCGTCAAGGTCCGAAAAGTTTGCATGATAAAGGCTATATCTACCTTCAAAGTCTTTGAGGTTTTCCTGTGCCATCTCAAGTGCATAAGGGTCTCTGTCTATGCCTATCACAAAGGCTTGTGGGTTTTTCTCCAATATCCTACGCGTATGCCCACCAAGACCTATGGTGCAATCCACATAAAGTTTTCCTCCATTACCTAACAGTAGGTCTGTGGACTCCTCAAGAAGAACAGGAATATGCATTAATCTTCAAAAAGGCTGAACTGTCTTATTGGAGAAAAGCTCTTCCTGTGTATTGGACTTTCTCTGTAAAGTCTTATAGCTTTTATATGCTCCCTTGTTGCGTAGCCTTTATGTTTTGAAAAGTTATACTGAGGGTAGAGTTTATGATAATGCTCCATTATTCTGTCTCTGAGAACCTTTGCCACAACGCTGGCACAGGCACAGCTAAGGCTCTTTTCATCACCCTTCACAAGAGGAATACATTCATAACCTTCCACAGGCAGGTAGTCGCTTATAACCACGTGAAACTTATGCTTTAGGTCTTCCAAAGCCCTTTTAAAGGCAAGCAGATTTGCCTTTATAATACCAATCCTATCTATGACAGCAGAATCCACAACCGCAGTGCCTATGGCAAGAGCCTTTGCCCTTATAATCTCATAAGTTTCCTCCCTCTCCTTTACACTCATAGCCTTTGAGTCCTTGTCTATAAAAGGTTCTGTAAAGGGTGGAAGTATGACCGCGCAGGCAACAAGAGGTCCAGCCAAGGGACCCCTTCCCGCTT
The Aquificaceae bacterium genome window above contains:
- the tyrS gene encoding tyrosine--tRNA ligase gives rise to the protein EQLKLLKQGTVEIIEEEELLEKLKEGRPLRIKAGFDPTAPDLHLGHTVLLQKLRQFQLLGHEVYFVIGDFTAMIGDPTGRSETRPPLSREQVLENAKTYEHQVFKVLLPEKTNIVFNSTWLSSLGTEGIIKLAGQYTVARMLERDDFSKRFKEGNPIYIHEFLYPLLQGYDSVFLKADVELGGTDQKFNLLVGRDLQRAFGQKPQVCITMPLLVGLDGVKKMSKSYGNYIGITEEPNQMFGKIMSISDELMWDYYLLLTDYRQEEIEEFKKNLHPMEAKKRLAHYIVSRYHSKESADKALEFFEKTFSQREFPEDAQVIRVPAGYRQKAYEFLFELGIEASKNSARRLIEGGGLKINGQKIQDPNQEIQVSEELKLQVGKKRFYRIIPQ
- the rsmH gene encoding 16S rRNA (cytosine(1402)-N(4))-methyltransferase RsmH is translated as MHIPVLLEESTDLLLGNGGKLYVDCTIGLGGHTRRILEKNPQAFVIGIDRDPYALEMAQENLKDFEGRYSLYHANFSDLDEVLKMEGLLQVDGFLFDLGVSMLQLKSPRGFSFQRDEPLDMRMNPEDRLSAYQVVNNYSERDLERIFKEYGEEPYAKRIARAIVLARAKKPIETTLELVEIITSVLPYKGGRIHPATRVFQAIRIEVNEELKSLEIALRKTLDFLRSGGRVVVISFHSLEDRIVKNFIKTYLKPLTKKPITPTMEEVKKNPASRSAKLRAGEKP
- a CDS encoding ribonuclease HII → MTEYEKAYWERGLLVAGVDEAGRGPLAGPLVACAVILPPFTEPFIDKDSKAMSVKEREETYEIIRAKALAIGTAVVDSAVIDRIGIIKANLLAFKRALEDLKHKFHVVISDYLPVEGYECIPLVKGDEKSLSCACASVVAKVLRDRIMEHYHKLYPQYNFSKHKGYATREHIKAIRLYRESPIHRKSFSPIRQFSLFED